In Williamsia phyllosphaerae, the DNA window CCGTCATCGTTCATCGGAAGAGGTCAGTCGTGTCCCCATCACCCGAGCCCAGTAGCGCCGCGTCGAGCCCCAGGAGCATCCCCACCGACACCCACCTGTCGCCCGCCTACACCGGACGGTTGTCGACGCAGAAGATCCCGGCGCTGCGGATGCCCGCGGAGTCGATGGACCCCGACGCGGCGTACCGGTTCATCCACGACGAGATGATGTTCGACGGGGTGTCGCGGCTGAACCTGGCCACCTTCGTCACCACCTGGATGGATCCACAGGCCGAGAAACTCATGGCCGAGACCTTCGACAAGAACATGATCGACAAGGACGAGTACCCGGCCACGTCGGCGATCGAGTCCCGGTGCGTGTCGATGGTCGCCGACCTCTTCAACGCCCCCGACCTCGATCCGACCGACCCGTCCAGCGCCGTCGGCGTCAGCACGATCGGCTCCAGCGAGGCCGTGATGTTGGCCGGCCTGGCGATGAAGTGGCGATGGCGGGCACGTCGGCGCGAGGCCGGCGCCGACACGCACCGCCCCAACCTCGTTCTCGGCTCGAACGTGCAGGTGGTCTGGGAGAAGTTCTGTCGGTACTTCGACGTCGACGCCGTCTACCTGCCGGTGGAGCCGGGCCGCTACGTGATCACCCCCGACCAGGTCACCGCCGCGATCGACGAGAACACCATCGGTGTCGTGGCCATCCTGGGGACGACATTCACCGGTGAACTGGAACCGGTGGCCGAGATCGTCGCGGCCCTCGACGAGGTCGCGGCCAATGGCGGGGTCGACGTGCCGGTCCACGTCGACGCGGCGAGCGGCGGGTTCGTGGTCCCCTTCACCGATCCCGGACTGGAGTGGGACTTCCGTCTGGAGCGGGTCGTGTCGATCAACGCCAGCGGCCACAAGTACGGACTGACCTACCCCGGCATCGGCTTCGCGGTGTGGCGCGGCAAGGAGTTCCTCCCCGAGGAGCTGGTGTTCCACGTCAACTACCTCGGCGGCGACATGCCGACCTTCACCCTCAACTTCTCGCGCCCGGGCAACCAGGTGATCGGCCAGTACTACAACTTCCTGCGCCTCGGGTTCGAGGGATACCGGTCGATCATGACCTGCCTGACCGAGACGGCGCAGTGGCTCGCGAAGCAGCTCGGTGCGATGTCGGAGTTCGAGATCATCTCCGATGGGTCCGCCATCCCGGTGGTGACGTTCGCGACCACCGGCGACCCGGGTTTCTCGGTGTTCGACCTGTCCCGAGCGCTGGCCGCGTTCGGGTGGCAGGTCCCGGCGTACACGATGCCGGACAACGCCACCGACGTCGCGGTGCTGCGCATCGTCGTCCGTGAGGGCTTCTCCGCCGACATGGCGCGCGTCCTGTGCGAGAACATCACCACCACCATCGCCGGGCTGCGCCAGGTGCGCGCCTCGGGCGAGCTCCCCCACCGCAATCACTTCAAGCACTGACCGCCGGGGCGCCGACCGCGGGGCACTAGTCTTCAGATGACCGCGTACCGGCGCTGAACGTCACGGCGTCGCGACGATCGAGGTGAGAACCGGGGAGGGAGAGTCGTGGGGGCTCCGAGCGTTCTGTTCGTCCACGCGCACCCGGACGACGAGTCGCTGTGGACCGGCGGGACCATCGCTCGGATCGTCGAGGCGGGATCGGCGACGTCGGTCCTCACCTGCACGTGGGAGTCCGGCACACCCCGTCACACCGAGCTCACGAGCGCTCTGCGCATCCTCGGGGTCGACGCCCCCATCGCACTCGGCTACGCCGACGGCGGTTTCCCCGAGTCCGCGCCGCAGTCGGCGGCGTTGTGCGAGTGCCGGTTCGACGACGCCGTCCGCCAGATCGTCGAACACATCCGGATCCTGAGGCCCGACATCGTCGTCACCTACGACGCGTACGGGATCTACGGTCATCCCGACCACATCCAGACGCACCGCCTCGCGCTGGCGGCGGTCGAGGCCGCGGCGTGTGGGCCGCTCTACCCCGAGGCCGGTCCCGCCTGGCAGGCACGGTCGCTGTACCTGTCGACCGTGCCGACCCGGGTGATGCACCGGATACGACACCAGGTCAGCGCCGGCCCGCCGGCGGCCGGCGCGGTCAGCCCGGGCACGCCGGAGGCCGCCATCGACCTCGAGCTCGACGTGTCGGCGTGGGTGGAACAGAAGTGGTCGGCCATCGGCGCACACCGGTCGGAGATGGACCGTAGCCCTGCCCTGGTGGAACTCGCCGCCCTCGATGTCGCTCGGCGCAACGCACTGCTGGGCACCGAGTGGTACCTCCGCCGCGATCTCGTCGCGGGCGGCGCCGACCTCGTGTGAGCCGAGCGTTCACACGTCGATGATCGACGAGCGCAACCCGCTCGCGCGGAGCACTTTTCGTTCGACACCGGCGCGCAGTCCCTCTGCCGTCCCGATCAGACGTACCGAGTCGGTGGCCCGGGTGATCGCGGTGTAGAGCAGTTCCCGACTCAACAGCGCGGAGTCCGCGGGTGGGATCACCACGGCGACGGCACGGTACTGGCTGCCCTGACTGCGGTGGATCGTCATGGCGTAGGCCGAGGCCACTCCTCGGAGGCGGCCCGGGTGCACCAGCCGCAGGTCACTGCCGCGGCCGAATGCCGCCATCAGCCGGTCGTCGTCGGCGACGACGATGCCGGTGTCGCCGTTGAACAGTCGGGCGCGGTGGTCGGTCTCGGTGAGCAGGAGCGGCCGTCCCGGATACCAGGGGCGCTCGGCGTCGGCGAACGGCGCACCACCGCCGCTCCCCCATGCGGTGACCCGCTGTGCCCATTGCCGCACACCCGCGGGTCCCTCGCGATGGGCACACAGGACACGGTGTCCGCCGAGCGCGGCCAATGCGGCCTCGGCATCGCCACGGTCGGCGGCCGCGGCCATGGCCTGCACCCACGCCGCGACCTCCCCGCGGGCGATGTGTGCCTCCTCGGCGGGCTCGAGAGTGAGGTCCGGCATCCCGGCATCGAGGATCGACAGCGCCTCGTCGGCGTCGCCAGCCCGGAC includes these proteins:
- a CDS encoding glutamate decarboxylase, whose product is MPTDTHLSPAYTGRLSTQKIPALRMPAESMDPDAAYRFIHDEMMFDGVSRLNLATFVTTWMDPQAEKLMAETFDKNMIDKDEYPATSAIESRCVSMVADLFNAPDLDPTDPSSAVGVSTIGSSEAVMLAGLAMKWRWRARRREAGADTHRPNLVLGSNVQVVWEKFCRYFDVDAVYLPVEPGRYVITPDQVTAAIDENTIGVVAILGTTFTGELEPVAEIVAALDEVAANGGVDVPVHVDAASGGFVVPFTDPGLEWDFRLERVVSINASGHKYGLTYPGIGFAVWRGKEFLPEELVFHVNYLGGDMPTFTLNFSRPGNQVIGQYYNFLRLGFEGYRSIMTCLTETAQWLAKQLGAMSEFEIISDGSAIPVVTFATTGDPGFSVFDLSRALAAFGWQVPAYTMPDNATDVAVLRIVVREGFSADMARVLCENITTTIAGLRQVRASGELPHRNHFKH
- a CDS encoding PIG-L family deacetylase; this translates as MGAPSVLFVHAHPDDESLWTGGTIARIVEAGSATSVLTCTWESGTPRHTELTSALRILGVDAPIALGYADGGFPESAPQSAALCECRFDDAVRQIVEHIRILRPDIVVTYDAYGIYGHPDHIQTHRLALAAVEAAACGPLYPEAGPAWQARSLYLSTVPTRVMHRIRHQVSAGPPAAGAVSPGTPEAAIDLELDVSAWVEQKWSAIGAHRSEMDRSPALVELAALDVARRNALLGTEWYLRRDLVAGGADLV